One segment of Natronosalvus halobius DNA contains the following:
- a CDS encoding uS10/mL48 family ribosomal protein, which produces MTFVTRLKLQSGDRAALDGIVEDIKATAEKKGAALKGPHSHPPEKYTVPQHRRLHADDDRRFSAWTYTVFTRELEIHGHDNLARNIASQNFPDSVHIEAEVEQVRGVGQGRN; this is translated from the coding sequence ATGACCTTCGTCACCCGTCTCAAACTCCAGAGTGGGGACCGGGCCGCCCTGGACGGCATCGTCGAGGACATCAAGGCGACCGCCGAGAAGAAAGGGGCCGCGCTGAAGGGACCACACTCCCATCCGCCGGAAAAGTACACTGTTCCACAGCACCGTCGACTCCACGCCGACGACGACCGGCGCTTTTCTGCGTGGACCTACACCGTCTTCACCCGCGAACTCGAGATTCACGGCCACGACAACCTCGCCCGGAACATCGCCTCGCAGAATTTCCCCGATTCAGTTCACATCGAGGCCGAAGTCGAGCAGGTCCGGGGCGTCGGTCAGGGCCGGAACTGA
- a CDS encoding bis(5'-nucleosyl)-tetraphosphatase: MAVEATSAGAILFRDTRGRREYLLLKSRPGDWEFPKGGVEGEEELQQTAIREIKEEAGIEQFRLLDGFREDYDYVFEANGKTIHKTVHLFVAKSFEASAELSREHRDLQWRDYEQAVNTVTQDGPREILEQAHVYLDDLEEDGEI; encoded by the coding sequence ATGGCAGTCGAAGCTACGAGCGCAGGCGCGATCCTCTTCCGCGACACGCGGGGCCGGCGCGAGTATCTTCTACTCAAGAGCCGCCCGGGCGACTGGGAGTTTCCAAAGGGCGGTGTCGAGGGAGAGGAAGAGCTACAGCAGACGGCGATCCGCGAAATCAAGGAAGAGGCAGGTATCGAACAGTTCAGACTACTCGACGGGTTCCGCGAGGACTACGACTACGTCTTCGAGGCGAACGGGAAGACGATCCACAAGACCGTCCACCTCTTCGTCGCGAAGTCGTTCGAAGCGAGTGCGGAACTCTCGAGGGAACACCGGGACCTCCAGTGGCGTGACTACGAGCAGGCGGTCAACACGGTCACCCAGGACGGGCCCCGTGAGATCCTCGAGCAGGCCCACGTTTACCTCGACGATCTCGAGGAAGACGGCGAGATCTAG
- a CDS encoding DUF4013 domain-containing protein → MIIGTVLGFLSFLFIPVFFLMGYLVRVLETTVSGAEQPPEFTDWGGLFVKGIVATVIGFAYAIVPTVVYTFIVFTLIGAGSAIGGDGGGLLAGMGFMTLLMYIPLMFLILYIVPAALTNYAVNNSLGAAFDIGAIKPVVLSVDYLVAMLMPVVLAILVNIVAGFLAITLIGLLLVPFLYFYTYVAVFRMYGVAFANTSQTGGRAANATVSAH, encoded by the coding sequence ATGATTATCGGGACGGTTCTCGGGTTCCTCTCGTTCCTGTTTATCCCCGTGTTCTTCCTGATGGGATATCTCGTACGCGTGCTCGAGACGACCGTTTCGGGCGCCGAGCAGCCACCCGAGTTTACCGACTGGGGAGGACTCTTCGTGAAAGGTATCGTCGCAACGGTTATCGGGTTCGCATACGCGATCGTCCCGACAGTCGTCTATACGTTCATCGTGTTCACGCTCATCGGTGCTGGCAGTGCAATCGGTGGAGATGGCGGTGGCCTGCTCGCCGGAATGGGATTCATGACTTTGCTCATGTACATCCCCCTCATGTTCCTGATCCTCTACATCGTCCCGGCAGCGCTGACGAACTACGCCGTCAACAATTCGTTGGGCGCAGCGTTCGACATCGGAGCGATCAAACCCGTCGTTCTGAGTGTCGACTATCTCGTGGCGATGCTGATGCCGGTCGTACTCGCTATCCTGGTGAACATCGTAGCCGGATTCCTGGCCATTACCCTCATCGGGCTGCTCTTAGTGCCGTTCCTGTACTTCTACACGTACGTCGCGGTCTTCCGAATGTACGGTGTCGCGTTCGCGAACACGAGTCAGACAGGAGGACGTGCAGCGAACGCCACTGTATCGGCCCACTGA
- a CDS encoding DUF5787 family protein: MTSADSEFRFELRCCRWAEREWPLDAITDGAVLVARQLGTKRRRWDTIVLECDPDALRHRAKFGEKRLDGDLLHVLRNAPEEWTYYRDCLPDPGYPWRYVRESIHEADDRGVLETRRNGNRIEIRRTWPYREWVQRIVAIENKPDLDASAARALRPQLEYDVAMALADEVWVATRKTGEPIEPALLERLPVEAGILTLDPDSLESEVAWYPRRLDVDGPGTRILERPTGGPRDASPAQFEYVDPEAKARKRLEIAERAYERGWRAFVDTMRSDCRHFELRSAGQLLPWCAAKGRCQTAAECSSRCSHVEPEPPAWRTRGWPIEGGPGKRAKALLQERRRRRRPGL; encoded by the coding sequence GTGACATCGGCCGATAGCGAATTCCGGTTCGAGCTTCGATGTTGTCGGTGGGCTGAACGAGAGTGGCCACTCGACGCGATAACCGACGGCGCCGTCCTGGTCGCCCGGCAACTCGGCACGAAGCGGCGCCGCTGGGATACTATCGTCCTCGAGTGCGACCCCGACGCGCTCCGCCACCGCGCGAAGTTCGGCGAGAAACGCCTCGACGGGGATCTGCTCCACGTCCTCCGAAACGCGCCCGAGGAGTGGACCTACTACCGCGACTGCCTCCCCGACCCCGGCTATCCCTGGCGCTACGTCCGCGAATCGATCCACGAGGCCGACGACCGCGGCGTTCTCGAGACGCGCCGGAACGGCAACCGCATCGAGATCCGACGCACGTGGCCCTACCGCGAGTGGGTCCAACGGATCGTCGCCATCGAGAACAAACCCGACCTCGACGCGAGCGCCGCACGCGCCCTGCGCCCACAACTCGAGTACGACGTAGCGATGGCGCTGGCCGACGAGGTGTGGGTGGCCACTCGGAAGACGGGCGAACCGATCGAACCCGCCCTGCTCGAGCGCCTGCCGGTCGAGGCGGGCATCCTGACGCTCGATCCCGACTCGCTCGAGAGCGAGGTCGCGTGGTATCCCCGGCGCCTCGACGTCGACGGGCCGGGAACGCGCATCCTCGAACGACCGACGGGTGGCCCGCGAGACGCGTCGCCAGCACAGTTCGAGTACGTCGATCCCGAAGCCAAGGCGCGAAAACGGCTCGAAATCGCCGAGCGCGCGTACGAACGCGGCTGGCGGGCGTTCGTCGACACGATGCGTTCCGATTGCCGGCACTTCGAGTTACGGTCGGCGGGTCAGCTCCTGCCGTGGTGTGCGGCGAAGGGGCGCTGTCAGACGGCCGCGGAGTGTAGCAGTCGCTGTTCCCACGTCGAACCCGAACCGCCCGCGTGGCGGACCCGCGGCTGGCCCATCGAGGGCGGTCCCGGCAAACGAGCAAAGGCGCTGCTCCAGGAGCGGCGACGACGGCGGCGCCCGGGGCTGTGA
- a CDS encoding MarR family transcriptional regulator: MTIAVRKQGEWMSKNDERILELLCSTDRCRPRDIRDELNDFGIALRLDYVDKRLETLEDAGLVASDALRFRITDRGRAYLLGEFDATSVRSPQL; encoded by the coding sequence ATGACGATCGCCGTCAGGAAGCAGGGCGAGTGGATGTCGAAGAACGACGAGCGAATACTCGAACTGCTGTGTTCCACCGATCGGTGCCGCCCTCGAGACATCCGAGACGAACTGAACGATTTCGGAATCGCGCTCCGTCTCGACTACGTCGACAAGCGACTCGAGACGCTCGAGGACGCTGGGCTGGTCGCTTCTGACGCATTGCGATTTCGGATCACCGACCGCGGGCGAGCGTACCTCCTCGGGGAGTTCGACGCGACGTCGGTCCGTTCGCCACAGCTGTAG